The DNA region ATTGCTGTAACttgttctttcaataaaagGGGCACTCTCTTAGCAGTGGGATGTAATGATGGGAGAATAGTCATCTGGGATTTTTTAACTCGAGGTAGTAGTACCCAGTTATTTTTAATCAATTCGATGTGAGAACAAACTCTTTGTAGGAATTGCTAAAATAATATCAGCCCATGTTCACCCAGTCTGCAGTATAACCTGGTCTAGGAATGGTCACAAAATAGCTTCAGCATCAACTGATGATACAGTATGCATATGGGATGTTCTCACTGGAGAATGTGAACAAAAATATCGATTTCCTTGTCCTGTTCTGAAGGTCCAGTTCGAACCAAGAAACATGGAAAGATTACTTGTATGCCCTATGAGACATGCAGCAGTATTGGTAGATATAAATGGAGGCCATCAAGTTATTCCAATAGATGAAGATGTGAGCCATCCTGTGATTTGTTTTAAATTcaatattaattatgatcagTTCAACCTTACATTTTTAATATTCCAAACCAGAAAATATTAAAACATGTATTTATTTTCAGGGAGACTTGAATATTTCAGCTTCATTTGATAGAAGAGGAAATTATGTTTATACAGGGAATTCAAAAGGAAAAGTCTTAGTGTTAGATTCCAAAACTTTGGAAGTGAAAGCAAGTTTCAGAATAGTTTTGGGGACCTCCAGTGCGGCAGCAGTAAGAAGTATCGAGTTTGCTCGAAGGGGAGAGTAAGTTATCTAAAACATAATTTCAGCATTCAGGCATGTTTCTTTCAAATTTAATATAGCATCAAAAAATGTTTGTGCCCTCTgagaatttcagttcaataccTATATATGATTGGAGTAGAATATTCCTAAAATACGTCACATTACGTGTACAAAAGatctgtgaaatattttttgaaaattttagccttgaaaaagaaacaagcaGTCTCAAAACGTCGGCGTTGTCTTAAGgaacaataaataaatgaagtccaaaaatcccaatatattCCTTTCATTCCTAAAATCTTTCAGTATAAAGAAACAATAAGATCAATTTTCATACTTATAGCTGTTTCCTCATCAATACTGCAGATAGAGTCATTAGGGTTTATGACAGCAAAGAAGTTCTTGCATGTGGCAAAGATGGTGAACCTGAACCTATTCAGAAACTCCAAGATTTAGTCAATAAGTAAGTAAATGTATTACTTTTAGGAGCTACTAGTTTTTTAAGCATAATAAACTTTGTAAAGATATTATGAATTAGCTGTGAAAAGGAAGTAGCCATCTGAAGGTCTGCcatttcatgaagaatttgaaattgtttGCAGAACAATGTGGAAGAAATGCTGTTTTTCTGGTGATGGTGAATACATTTGTGCAGGTTCTGCAAGGCAACACGCACTTTACATCTGGGAAAAGTCTATTGGAAATCTAGTGAAAATTTTACATGGCACCAAAGGAGAATTACTATTAGATGTTGCATGGCATCCTGTCAGACCTATTATCGTCAGTATCTCTTCAGGTTTGTTACCCTT from Coccinella septempunctata chromosome 1, icCocSept1.1, whole genome shotgun sequence includes:
- the LOC123312411 gene encoding retinoblastoma-binding protein 5 homolog; translated protein: MNLELLESFGQNYPEEFDGTLDSLSIAVTCSFNKRGTLLAVGCNDGRIVIWDFLTRGIAKIISAHVHPVCSITWSRNGHKIASASTDDTVCIWDVLTGECEQKYRFPCPVLKVQFEPRNMERLLVCPMRHAAVLVDINGGHQVIPIDEDGDLNISASFDRRGNYVYTGNSKGKVLVLDSKTLEVKASFRIVLGTSSAAAVRSIEFARRGDCFLINTADRVIRVYDSKEVLACGKDGEPEPIQKLQDLVNKTMWKKCCFSGDGEYICAGSARQHALYIWEKSIGNLVKILHGTKGELLLDVAWHPVRPIIVSISSGVVSVWAQNQVENWSAFAPDFKELDENVEYDERESEFDLNDEDKSVASGGDCKEDTDLEVDVCAIEPVAAFCSSDEENENSDCLQFLPIAPEIEDPEDAWTPSEPNLAPSNPTSGPPTKKKKYKSYDIALENPSSGEIHPLLNSKMKDKQMLGGKKAAGRARK